DNA from Chthoniobacterales bacterium:
GTTCGAGACCGCCGCTGCCATGCCGCCACCGCCGATCTGAAGGAAGACCGCGTAGAACGGGCCGTGGCCCGAGAGCACGACTTCGTCGGCGAGCGTCCCCTGGCCGGCCATGACGCGGAGATCGTCGTAGGCGTGCACGTAAACGGCGCCGCGGGTGCGCTCGTCCTCGCGGGCGGCGGTGACGGCCTCGTCGTAGCCGTCGCCGGACAGAATGATGCTCGCGAACTCGCCGCCGAGCTGGCGGACGGCGTTCTGCTTCACTCGCGGAGTGGAGCGCGGCATGTAAACGCGGGCGGGAATGCCGAGCGAGCGGGCGGCGAGGGCGACGCCCTGGCCGTGATTGCCGGCGGAGGCGGTGACGACGCCCCGGGCGGCCTCCTCGGGCGACAGCACGGCCATGCGGTTGCAGGCGCCGCGCCATTTGTAGGACTTTACCGGCGAGAGGTCCTCCCGCTTGACCCATACCTCGGGTCCGGGCTCCGCGCCGGGCAGAATGAGGCGCTCGAGCGGCGTGGGCGAGCCGAAGCGGTAGACGCGCTCGCGGGCGAAGAGGATTTCCTGCCGGAGCTGACGATCGAGGGGCAGGGACTCGCGATCCATGGCCGGCGAGTCGCCTAGCGAACGATGCCGCGCTTCGTGGATTCCACGAAGGCGAGGAGCGTCTGGATCTGTTCGTTCGGCGGCAGGGTCTCGCGGATTTTCTCGAGGGCCTGCTTCACGTTGAGATTCTCGCGGTAGATGATGCGGTAGGCTTCGCGCAGGCTGCGGATCGCCTCGGGCTCGAAGCCGCGGCGCTCCATGCCGACCTGGTTGATGCCACGAATCTCGGCCGGCATGCCGTCGGCGATCATGAAGGGCGGCACGTCCTGCACGATCTTCGTGCAGCCGCCGATGATCGAATGGCGACCGATGCGGCAGAACTGATGGACGCCGGAGAGCCCGCCGATGACGGCGTGATCCTCGACGGTGACGTGGCCGGCGAGGGTGCCGTTGTTCGAGAAGATGACGTGGTCGCCGACGGTGCAGTCGTGGGCGATGTGCGAGTAGGCGAGGAAGTTGCCGTGGCTGCCGATGATCGTCTTCGAGCCGGGCGCGGTGCCGCGGTTCACGGTGCAGAACTCGCGAAAGCTGTTGTGGTCGCCGATCTCGAGATAGGTGGGCTCGCCCTCGTATTTGAGATCCTGCGTGCGCTGGCCGATCGAGCCGAAGGGGAAGAAGGTGTTGCCGTCGCCGATCTTCGTGGGGCCGGCGATGCTGACGTGATTGTGGATCACGCAATTTGCGCCGATGGTCACGCCGGGCCCGATGACGGTGTAGGCGCCGACTTCGGTGCCGGCGCCGATCTCGGCCGCGGAATCGATGACTGCGGTGGGATGGATCATCTTACTTGTCGACGATGCCGAAAAGCAGGATGCCCTCGCTCACGACTTCGCCGTTCACCAGGCATTTGCAGGCGGCTTTGCCGAGCTTGCGCTTGGCGCTGATCATGTCGCACTCGATGAAGAGCGTGTCGCCGGGGACGACGGGTTTGCGGAACTTCACCTCGTCGGCGCTCATGAAGTAGCCGATCTTCCCGGCGTTTTCCGTGCGGCGCATCATGACAATGCTGGCGACCTGCGCCATGGCCTCGACCTGGAGGACGCCGGGCATCACGGGATGGCCGGGGAAGTGGCCCTGGAAGAAGGGTTCGTTGATGGTGACGCTCTTCACGCCGACGGCGCGAAGTTCCTCGAGCTCGATGACGCGGTCCACGAGCAGGAAGGGGTAGCGATGCGGGAGGATCGCCATGATCTGGTTGATATCCAGGACGGAGGCGGAAGCGGGGATCGGGGCGGCCTTCGGCACGGGCGCGATGGCGGCAGCCTCGGCGAAGCCCTTGACGAGAGCGCGGGTGAGCTCGGCATTCGGGCCGTGGCCGGGCTTCACCGCGATGATGTGGCCCTTGAGCGGGCGGCCGGAAAGCGAGAGATCACCGACGATGTCGAGGATCTTGTGGCGGACGAACTCGTCCGGGAAGCGGAGCGGCTCCTTGCTGAGGACGGATTCGCCGCGGGCGACGATGGCGTTCTCGAGGCTGCCGCCGCGGATGAGGCCCTTGTCCATGAGGGGCTTCACGTCCTCGTAGAAAACGAAGGTGCGAGCGGGGGCGATTTCCTTTTCGTAGAATTCCGGAGTGATCTCACAGCTCAGGAACTGCGTGAAGCGGCCGTCCGGGCCGACCTGCGTGCAGGAAATGCGGAATTTGTCGTCGGGAATGACGGTGAGGATCGAGCCTTCCTTCGTCTCGACGTGAATGGGCGCGGTGGGCGCGAAGTAGCGGCGGGGCGCATCCTGCTCGACGATGCCGGCCTGCCTGATCGTGGCGACGTAGGCGGCGGCGGAGCCATCCCCGATGGGCGGCTCGTTGGCGTCCATCTCGATGAGGCAGTTGTCCACGCCGAGGCCGGTGAGGGCGGAAAGGACGTGCTCGACGGTGTGAATCTTCGCGTTGCCTTCGACGAGCGTCGTGGCGCGCTCGACCGTCTTCACGCGGGAAACGTGGGCGTCGATGAGCGGCTCGTCGGGAAGGTCCTTCCGACGGAACTTGAAGCCGTGCCCGACGGGCGCGGGATGGAGCGTGAGCGTGACCTGTTCGCCGGTATGAAGCGAGGTGCCGGTGAGACTGGACGAAGTTGCGAGAGTGCGTTGTTTTTCCACGAAAGATCCTTACTGGGACGACTGAGCGGCGGAACTAAGTCGCCGAAGCTGCGGATTCTTTGTGCCCGAGGAGGATGAGGTCGAGATATTTCTGGTTGCCCGCGCGGAGGCGGTTGACCAGCGACCGACCGATGGCGGCGAGCAAATGAATGGCGGCGGAGGGTTGCACGCCGGCAAGGACGCCGACGACCATGCGCGTGATGCGGAGGACCTGGGTCGCCTCGACCGCGTCCACGCTGGCGGAGCGGGGGCCGTCGTCGACAAGGGAAAGCTCCCCGAAAAAGTCGCCGTTGCGCAGGGTGGCCAGGTCGACATCCTGTTCGCCGGCGCGGCTGTGCACACGGACGCTGCCGCTGAGGATGACATACATGCAGAGGCCGGCTTCATCCTGGGTGACGATGCGCTCGCCGGCCTCGAAGGACTGGCAGTCGGAGAGGCTGAGAAGCGTGGCGAGTTCCTCTTCCTTGAAGCCGGTGAAGAGCTTGAATTTCGAGAGAATCGCGCTGTGGCAATCGGGCTTGGAGGATTCAGGCATGGGATATCTTGCCATCGAGCATTGAGATGCGCCGAGGGGCCAGCGCGGCGACGGCTTCGCTGTGCGTGACGACTACCATCGTGGTGAGGCTTTGGGAAGCGATCTTTGCCAGCGCCTCCATCACGCGATCGGCATTTGCGGAGTCGAGATTTCCGGTCGGTTCGTCGGCCAGCAGCAGCGCCGGCTCGTGCACGAGGGCACGGGCAATGGCGGCCCGCTGCATCTCGCCGCCGCTGAGCTGGTGCGGCCGGTGGCCGGCGCGCGGGGCGAGGCCGACGAGGTCGAGCATGGCGAGAGCCCGGTCGCGCATTTGCCGCCGACGCGCGCCGGCGAAGAGCAGGGGGAGCTCGACGTTTTCCGCGACGGTGAGGGCGGGCAGGAGATTGAAGAACTGGAAGACGATGCCGAGGCGGCGTCGGCGGTAATCGGTGAGTTCCCGGTCGCCGGCGGAATGGAGCGGGATGCCGTCCACGAAGAGCTCGCCGGCGTCCGGCGTGTCGAGCCCGCCGAGGAGATTCAGCAGGGTGCTTTTGCCGCAGCCGCTGGGGCCGGTGATGGTGACGAACTCGTGCGGAGCGATCGCGAGCGAGAGGTTGTCGAGCGCCCGCACGCCGGAGTAATCGCGGGTCACGCCGTGGAGTTTCACCATGTTCGCATCACTCCTCCCTGCGAACCCACGAGGCGTCAATGCCGCTTTCCTCGTTTGCGGGTCGCCCGGAAATTTCCTACGAATCCCGCATGGTCCTGCGTCGCATCGTGATCCACCCGATCAAATCGCTCGACGGCGTGGAGCGGCCCTCCGCCCGCATCACTCCCGCCGGCAGCCTGGAGCACGACCGCGCCTGGGCGATTTTCGATGCGGCGGGGGACTTCGTGAACGGCAAGCGCACGGCGCGGGTTCACGAGATCCGCAGCGCGTTCTCGGAGGACCTGCGCGAGGTGCGACTGTGGACCGCGGCCGGGGAGAATGCGGCAGACTTCGTGCTGGCGGAGCGCGGACCGATCGACGCATGGCTCTCGGAGTTCTTCGGATTTCGCGTCGAGCTGCGGAGTGATCTTGCGAGCGGCTTTCCCGACGACATGGTCGCGCCGGGGCCGACGATTGCGAGCGAGCAAAGCCTCGCCGAGGTCGCGGACTGGTTTTCCGGGCTGTCGATCGAGAACCTGCGGCGACGGTTTCGCACGAATCTCGAATTCGACGCGGCGGAGGCCTTCGCGGAGGACCGGCTCTTCGGCGCGGAGGGGGAGCCGCGATCGTTTCGCGTGGGCGAGGTGGCCTTTCTCGGACTCAATCCATGCCAGCGCTGCGTGGTGCCGACACGCGATCCGGATTCCGGCGAGCAGACGGCACGATTCGCGCGGCGATTCGCGGAGTTTCGCCGCGAGAGCCTGCCCGACGGGGCATGCCGCGAGCGCTTCGATCACTTTTACCGGTTCGCCGTGAACACGTCGGTGCCTGCGACCGAGGCCGGCCGGACGCTGCGCGTGGGCGATCTGCTCGATCCGTCGCCATGGCGGTGAATTTCCAGGTCGTCGGCGAGACGGACGAGCTGCTTGCCATCGACAAGCCAGCGGGGTTGCTCGTGCATCCCACGAAACCCGGCGGGCCGCTCACGCTCTGGGACGGCCTGCGCGAGCTGCTCGCCTACGAGATCGTCAATGGCGGCCAGGTTTCGCTGATCAATCGCCTCGATCGCGAGACGAGCGGCGTGGTCCTTGTTTGCAAGACGCCCGCGGCCGCCCGCAAATGTGCGATGGCGATGGAGCGCGGGCAGATCCGCAAGGAATACGTCGCGGTGGTGTGGGGCTGGCCGGAGCAGGGTGAGTTCGAGGTCGATGCGCCGTTGCTGCGGCTCGGCGAGGTCGCGGAATCCCGCGTGTGGCTGAAGCGTGGGGTGCACGCCGGCGGCGCGACGGCCTTCACGCGCTTCTCCGTCGAGCGGCGCGGCCTGCATGAGAACGGGACGCGACTGGCGCTCGTGCGTGCCTGGCCGGTCACCGGGCGGACGCACCAGATTCGCGTGCATCTCGCGCATGTCGGGTTCCCGGTCGTCGGCGACAAGCTCTACGGGCCGGACGACCGGCATTATCTCGACTTCATCGAGCGAGGATGGACGCCGGAGATGGAGCAGGCCTTGCTGCTGCCCCGGCAGGCGCTGCATTCGCAGGTGCTCGAGGTCATGCTCGATGGCGTTGTGCATCGCTGGACGGCGCCCGTTCCCGCGGAAATGACGGCCCTGTTTGCCAGCTAGGGGCGGCGTCCATTGCGCTCGGCCACGATGCCGCGGGCGACCGCCTCGGCGATCTTCTGGCGACCATCGGCGGTCTGCAGGAGCGCGTTTTCCGAGGGGTTCGAGACGAAGCCGCCCTCGACGAGGATGGCCGGGCGGACATTCTTGCGCAGCACGCGAATCCAGCAGCCGCGCTTCACGCCACGATTGGCCGTGCGGTAGGCGCCGCCGAGCTCGCGCTGGACGTTGGCCGCGAGGCGGTAGGAGCGGGGCGAGCAGTAGAAGGTCTCGACGCCGTGGGCGGCTCTGCCGCGATCCCAGTTGTAGTGAATGCTCACGAAAATGCAGTTCGACGTGCGGTTCGAGACGTTCACCCGATAGTCGAGCGTGATGAAGTAGTCAGCGTTGCGCGTGATGATCACGCGGAAGCCCCGTCTCTCGAGGTCTTTCTTCAGGCGAATGGCGGTATCGAGCGCGAGATCCTTCTCGTTGCGTCCGGCGCGGGAGCGTCCGCCGTTATCGTGGCCGCCATGGCCGGGATCCACCACCACGGTCTGGAAATTACCGGCGCCGAGCGGTCCATAGCTTTCACACCCGGCCAGCCCGAATACCGCCAGCAGCCCGAGGCCGGCAAGGAATGGGAGACATCGAAGCATGCGAACGAAAAAGGGCATGCGCAGGGTAAGGAAGAAGTGTGCCAACGCAACTAATTTAGGCTCGATTTCCGGTCCGACGCGAGCATGTTGCTGCTCCGCCATGCTCGCCAAGCGCATCATTCCCTGCCTCGATGTCACCGACGGTCGCGTCGTGAAGGGCACCAGGTTTCTGAACCTCCGCGACGCGGGGGATCCCGTGGAATGCGCGAAGGCTTACGACGCCCAGGGCGCCGACGAGCTCGTGTTCCTCGATATCACGGCCTCGAGCGACGGCCGCGCGACGATGATCGATGTCGTGGCGCGCACCGCCGAGCAATGTTTCATGCCGCTCACGGTGGGCGGCGGCATTCGCTCGGTCGAGGACATGCGGGCCATGCTGCTGGCCGGTGCGGACAAGGTGAGCGTGAACACGGCGGCGATTCGCGAGCCCGATCTCGTGCGCGCGGGCGCCGAGGCCTTCGGGTCGCAATGCATCGTCGTCGCCATCGATGCGAAGCGGAACGACGCCGGCGGATGGACCGTCTACACCCACGGCGGTCGCAACGCCACGGAACTCGACGCCGTCCAGTGGGCGCAGCGTGTGGCGGAACTCGGCGCGGGCGAAATTTTGCTCACGAGTATGGACGCGGACGGCACCTGCGCGGGCTACGATCTTGGCCTCACCGCGGCCGTCAGCGAGGCGGTGTCCATTCCCGTGATCGCGAGCGGCGGCGCCGGTTCTCTCGAGCATCTCGCGGAAGTGCTCTCCGCCGGAAAAGCCGACGCCGTGCTGGCCGCAAGCATCTTTCATTTCGGGGATTACACCATTTCTCAGGCCAAGGATTTTCTCGCGAAACAGGGCGTGACGGTCCGGCAGATGGGCACGGTCTAGCATCAGGGATATCCCCGATAAATTTAGCTTGCCTCCGTCTTATGGGGGGAGCTTACTTTCATCAGCTTCCCACAAGTGACCATTCCTACAACTACCTTTAACGCGGACGGAATCCTGGCCCTTCTTCGCAGTCAGGGGCTGCGGATCACTCGCAGTCGGCGGGGGATCGTTCTCGCTCTCTTTCAGGCCACGCGGCCGAGTTCGCTCACCGAGATTCAGGCGCAAGCCCTCGCCGCCGGCGGAGTTCTCCCCGACTACGCCACGGTGTTTCGCATGATGATTTTGCTCGAGAGCCTCAAGATCGTGCACAAGGTCAACCTGCGCCGGTCCTGCAGCTACTACGAGCTGACCGATCCATCAAAGCACCACGACCATCTCGTTTGCACGCAATGCGGCAAGGTCGTCACTCTCGACATCGGCTGCCCGGTGGCGGAGACCGAGCGCCGCATCGAGAAGGAATACGGCTTCACCGGTCTGCACCACTCGCTGGAGTT
Protein-coding regions in this window:
- a CDS encoding pyridoxal-phosphate dependent enzyme, producing MDRESLPLDRQLRQEILFARERVYRFGSPTPLERLILPGAEPGPEVWVKREDLSPVKSYKWRGACNRMAVLSPEEAARGVVTASAGNHGQGVALAARSLGIPARVYMPRSTPRVKQNAVRQLGGEFASIILSGDGYDEAVTAAREDERTRGAVYVHAYDDLRVMAGQGTLADEVVLSGHGPFYAVFLQIGGGGMAAAVSN
- the lpxA gene encoding acyl-ACP--UDP-N-acetylglucosamine O-acyltransferase, whose product is MIHPTAVIDSAAEIGAGTEVGAYTVIGPGVTIGANCVIHNHVSIAGPTKIGDGNTFFPFGSIGQRTQDLKYEGEPTYLEIGDHNSFREFCTVNRGTAPGSKTIIGSHGNFLAYSHIAHDCTVGDHVIFSNNGTLAGHVTVEDHAVIGGLSGVHQFCRIGRHSIIGGCTKIVQDVPPFMIADGMPAEIRGINQVGMERRGFEPEAIRSLREAYRIIYRENLNVKQALEKIRETLPPNEQIQTLLAFVESTKRGIVR
- the hisF gene encoding imidazole glycerol phosphate synthase subunit HisF, with translation MLAKRIIPCLDVTDGRVVKGTRFLNLRDAGDPVECAKAYDAQGADELVFLDITASSDGRATMIDVVARTAEQCFMPLTVGGGIRSVEDMRAMLLAGADKVSVNTAAIREPDLVRAGAEAFGSQCIVVAIDAKRNDAGGWTVYTHGGRNATELDAVQWAQRVAELGAGEILLTSMDADGTCAGYDLGLTAAVSEAVSIPVIASGGAGSLEHLAEVLSAGKADAVLAASIFHFGDYTISQAKDFLAKQGVTVRQMGTV
- a CDS encoding cyclic nucleotide-binding domain-containing protein, which codes for MPESSKPDCHSAILSKFKLFTGFKEEELATLLSLSDCQSFEAGERIVTQDEAGLCMYVILSGSVRVHSRAGEQDVDLATLRNGDFFGELSLVDDGPRSASVDAVEATQVLRITRMVVGVLAGVQPSAAIHLLAAIGRSLVNRLRAGNQKYLDLILLGHKESAASAT
- a CDS encoding ABC transporter ATP-binding protein, coding for MVKLHGVTRDYSGVRALDNLSLAIAPHEFVTITGPSGCGKSTLLNLLGGLDTPDAGELFVDGIPLHSAGDRELTDYRRRRLGIVFQFFNLLPALTVAENVELPLLFAGARRRQMRDRALAMLDLVGLAPRAGHRPHQLSGGEMQRAAIARALVHEPALLLADEPTGNLDSANADRVMEALAKIASQSLTTMVVVTHSEAVAALAPRRISMLDGKISHA
- a CDS encoding N-acetylmuramoyl-L-alanine amidase is translated as MLRCLPFLAGLGLLAVFGLAGCESYGPLGAGNFQTVVVDPGHGGHDNGGRSRAGRNEKDLALDTAIRLKKDLERRGFRVIITRNADYFITLDYRVNVSNRTSNCIFVSIHYNWDRGRAAHGVETFYCSPRSYRLAANVQRELGGAYRTANRGVKRGCWIRVLRKNVRPAILVEGGFVSNPSENALLQTADGRQKIAEAVARGIVAERNGRRP
- a CDS encoding bifunctional UDP-3-O-[3-hydroxymyristoyl] N-acetylglucosamine deacetylase/3-hydroxyacyl-ACP dehydratase; this encodes MEKQRTLATSSSLTGTSLHTGEQVTLTLHPAPVGHGFKFRRKDLPDEPLIDAHVSRVKTVERATTLVEGNAKIHTVEHVLSALTGLGVDNCLIEMDANEPPIGDGSAAAYVATIRQAGIVEQDAPRRYFAPTAPIHVETKEGSILTVIPDDKFRISCTQVGPDGRFTQFLSCEITPEFYEKEIAPARTFVFYEDVKPLMDKGLIRGGSLENAIVARGESVLSKEPLRFPDEFVRHKILDIVGDLSLSGRPLKGHIIAVKPGHGPNAELTRALVKGFAEAAAIAPVPKAAPIPASASVLDINQIMAILPHRYPFLLVDRVIELEELRAVGVKSVTINEPFFQGHFPGHPVMPGVLQVEAMAQVASIVMMRRTENAGKIGYFMSADEVKFRKPVVPGDTLFIECDMISAKRKLGKAACKCLVNGEVVSEGILLFGIVDK
- a CDS encoding RluA family pseudouridine synthase, with translation MAVNFQVVGETDELLAIDKPAGLLVHPTKPGGPLTLWDGLRELLAYEIVNGGQVSLINRLDRETSGVVLVCKTPAAARKCAMAMERGQIRKEYVAVVWGWPEQGEFEVDAPLLRLGEVAESRVWLKRGVHAGGATAFTRFSVERRGLHENGTRLALVRAWPVTGRTHQIRVHLAHVGFPVVGDKLYGPDDRHYLDFIERGWTPEMEQALLLPRQALHSQVLEVMLDGVVHRWTAPVPAEMTALFAS
- a CDS encoding Fur family transcriptional regulator, yielding MTIPTTTFNADGILALLRSQGLRITRSRRGIVLALFQATRPSSLTEIQAQALAAGGVLPDYATVFRMMILLESLKIVHKVNLRRSCSYYELTDPSKHHDHLVCTQCGKVVTLDIGCPVAETERRIEKEYGFTGLHHSLEFFGWCPDCAPVALPIAESPVPA
- a CDS encoding MOSC N-terminal beta barrel domain-containing protein, with the protein product MVLRRIVIHPIKSLDGVERPSARITPAGSLEHDRAWAIFDAAGDFVNGKRTARVHEIRSAFSEDLREVRLWTAAGENAADFVLAERGPIDAWLSEFFGFRVELRSDLASGFPDDMVAPGPTIASEQSLAEVADWFSGLSIENLRRRFRTNLEFDAAEAFAEDRLFGAEGEPRSFRVGEVAFLGLNPCQRCVVPTRDPDSGEQTARFARRFAEFRRESLPDGACRERFDHFYRFAVNTSVPATEAGRTLRVGDLLDPSPWR